One segment of Pangasianodon hypophthalmus isolate fPanHyp1 chromosome 10, fPanHyp1.pri, whole genome shotgun sequence DNA contains the following:
- the LOC128319131 gene encoding putative protein TPRXL: MFVWVCNCWVQWFNVSSNRFSSDAAALTSSPPASSPSSPLSSSPLSSSPLSSSPPASSPSSPLSSSPLSSSPLSSSPPASSPLSSSPLSSSPPASSPPASSPSSPLSSSPLSSSPLSSSPLSSSPLSSSSLSSSPLSSSPLSSSPSSPLSSSPLSSSPLSSSPLSSSSLSSSPPASSPPASSPSSPLSSSPPASSPLSSSPLSSSPLSSSPPASSPLSSSLLTSSPPASSPSSPLSSSTPSSSPPASSPLSSSPLSSSPLSSSPLSSSPPAFSPLGV, from the exons atgtttgtgtgggtgtgtaacTGCTGGGTTCAGTGGTTTAATGTAAGCAgcaacag ATTCAGTTCCGACGCTGCTGCACTTACATCCTCTCCACCCGCAtcctctccatcctctccaCTCTCATCATCTCCACTCTCATCCTCTCCACTCTCATCATCTCCACCCGCAtcctctccatcctctccaCTCTCATCATCTCCACTCTCATCCTCTCCACTCTCATCATCTCCACCCGCATCCTCTCCACTCTCATCATCTCCACTCTCATCCTCTCCACCCGCATCCTCTCCACCCGCATCCTCACCATCCTCTCCACTCTCATCCTCTCCACTCTCATCATCTCCACTCTCATCATCTCCACTCTCATCCTCTCCACTCTCATCATCTTCACTCTCATCATCTCCACTCTCATCATCTCCACTCTCATCATCTCCATCCTCTCCACTCTCATCATCTCCACTCTCATCATCTCCACTCTCATCATCTCCACTCTCATCATCTTCACTCTCATCATCTCCACCCGCATCCTCTCCACCCGCAtcctctccatcctctccaCTCTCATCATCTCCACCTGCATCCTCTCCACTCTCATCATCTCCACTCTCATCATCTCCACTCTCATCATCTCCACCCGCATCCTCTCCACTCTCATCCTCTTTACTTACATCCTCTCCACCCGCATCCTCTCCATCATCTCCACTCTCATCATCTACACCCTCATcatctccacctgcatcatctcCACTCTCATCATCTCCACTCTCATCATCTCCACTCTCTTCATCTCCACTCTCATCATCTCCACCCGCATTCTCTCCACTTGGAGTGTAA